The following are encoded together in the Colius striatus isolate bColStr4 chromosome 5, bColStr4.1.hap1, whole genome shotgun sequence genome:
- the FAM237B gene encoding protein FAM237B, translating into MSSWSMEPVWKQKWYLQLGCILILNLVYANLDYQKETPASLGQIDNHCWEVSSHGLVEMKKLKLADTVADLWDFMMFLKESPKPKHNELFNDLAQDFWDIYVDCVLSRSHGMGRRQLMSPKYSSTYSYRTLEGSAFTNPF; encoded by the exons ATGTCTTCTTGGAGTATGGAACCTGTATGGAAACAAAAGTGGTATCTTCAGCTGGGCTGTATACTGATACTGAACTTGGTTTATGCCAATCTAGACTATCAAAAAGAGACTCCTGCAAGCTTGGGTCAGATTGACAATCATTGCTGGGAGGTATCATCCCATGGGCTGGTGGAAATGAAGAAACTGAAACTAGCAGATACAGTTGCTGATCTCTGGGACTTCATGATGTTCCTAAAGGAATCCCCCAAGCCCAAGCACAATGAACTCTTCAACGATTTAGCCCAGGATTTCTGGGATATATATGTAGACTGTGTGCTCTCAAGATCTCATGGAATGGGCAGAAGACAACTAATGTCTCCCAAATATTCTTCCACATACTCATATAGAACTTTAGAAG GGTCAGCTTTCACCAACCCATTTTAG